A single genomic interval of Stieleria maiorica harbors:
- a CDS encoding DUF4194 domain-containing protein: MTNHSNHEVLASDALPPPVPWAPAAVRLLQGIVYHDDAGDTWERILAGATPLSDYFARIGLMLIVNEEDGMAYLRQIEPEVLPPDYPSIPKLFRSIRLSFEASLLCVLLRDELRRFEEEIHRDDRCVVTQASLLEIWQSLVPGNDDAVRANRNLGGQLRKLEELKFVRRFEKQPPSWEVRRILKARLPLEELERLRTDLTVELERRAQNDADVESDSAVEASDD; this comes from the coding sequence ATGACGAACCATTCCAATCACGAAGTCCTTGCATCCGATGCGTTGCCGCCGCCGGTCCCCTGGGCGCCCGCCGCGGTTCGCTTGCTGCAAGGCATCGTCTATCATGACGACGCCGGCGATACCTGGGAACGAATCCTCGCCGGAGCGACGCCGCTAAGTGACTACTTTGCCCGCATCGGATTGATGTTGATCGTCAACGAAGAAGACGGCATGGCTTACCTGCGCCAAATCGAACCGGAAGTGCTGCCGCCGGATTATCCGTCGATCCCCAAGCTGTTTCGCAGCATCCGGCTGAGCTTCGAAGCCTCGCTGTTGTGCGTGCTGTTGCGCGACGAGCTGAGACGTTTTGAAGAAGAAATCCATCGCGACGATCGCTGCGTGGTCACCCAGGCCTCGTTGCTGGAGATCTGGCAATCGCTCGTCCCCGGCAACGATGACGCCGTCCGCGCGAATCGAAACTTGGGCGGGCAACTTCGAAAGCTGGAAGAACTCAAGTTTGTCCGCAGGTTTGAAAAACAACCGCCCAGCTGGGAAGTTCGTCGCATCCTCAAAGCCCGCCTGCCGCTGGAGGAATTGGAACGCCTGCGCACCGATCTGACCGTGGAACTGGAGCGACGCGCCCAAAACGATGCGGACGTCGAATCGGACTCCGCCGTGGAGGCATCCGATGACTGA
- a CDS encoding DUF3375 domain-containing protein — MNLDAILTFLESSPTIRLLKADLAPFVVFFLRRAFKSDSDDSAISFSHDELASRLQVFQDELRDEERPEMLGSADRYLREWSDAGWLRRFLPADSTGPHYQLTRYSEDAIRIVDAALNRDSRLVGTESRLRLVIDTLVDLVRNASPDPDRRLNDLLQRRQQIDDEIASIRSGGEVETYHPAQIRERFYTAVDLLKTLQSDFRAVEDRFEAIGRQVQREAIKDDRRRGEILASALDAEDLIKQQDEGVSFDAFVAFLFAPQAQAKLRETIAEVTHLDALTGERAAIQHIRAMVPSLLAEADNVLRQTGRLSQTLRRLLDDQSAGHRKRTAEVLREIRTLASRLKHHVAQSDQPPPDEIGLKVETTIGLGNPFARPFWTPPQVFETTPETRVVDMETAQREARKLAGLKRLEWDRMREVIAHATGKSPSIRLSQLLKTRPLKVGIIELVGWIQIAHEDGHRIDRDATEEIHVTAEDVITGQTRPLRVRVPVVTFHRTHEKATTPIRTKRPR, encoded by the coding sequence CGTCGTTTTCTTTTTGCGACGCGCATTCAAATCCGACAGCGACGATTCGGCGATCTCGTTTTCGCACGACGAACTGGCCAGCCGCTTGCAGGTCTTTCAGGACGAACTTCGCGACGAAGAACGCCCCGAGATGCTCGGTTCGGCCGATCGCTACCTGCGCGAGTGGTCCGACGCCGGATGGCTGCGACGGTTCTTGCCCGCCGATTCCACCGGCCCCCACTACCAACTGACCCGCTACAGCGAAGACGCCATCCGGATCGTCGATGCCGCGCTGAATCGCGACTCGCGTCTGGTCGGTACCGAAAGCCGATTGAGATTGGTCATCGACACGTTGGTCGATCTGGTCCGCAACGCCTCGCCGGATCCCGATCGGCGTTTGAACGATCTGCTGCAGCGGCGACAGCAGATCGACGACGAAATCGCATCGATTCGCAGCGGCGGTGAAGTGGAAACCTATCACCCGGCGCAAATCCGCGAACGCTTTTACACCGCCGTCGACCTGCTGAAGACGCTGCAAAGTGATTTTCGCGCCGTGGAAGACCGTTTCGAAGCGATCGGCCGACAGGTGCAACGCGAAGCGATCAAAGACGATCGCCGCCGCGGAGAGATCTTGGCCAGCGCACTCGACGCCGAAGACTTGATCAAACAGCAAGACGAAGGGGTCAGTTTTGACGCTTTCGTCGCGTTTCTGTTTGCCCCCCAGGCCCAGGCGAAACTGCGCGAAACGATCGCCGAAGTCACGCATCTGGATGCCCTGACCGGCGAACGGGCTGCCATCCAGCACATCCGCGCCATGGTCCCGTCGCTGTTGGCCGAAGCCGACAACGTGCTGCGGCAAACCGGCCGACTGTCGCAAACCCTGCGGCGACTGCTGGACGACCAATCCGCCGGCCATCGAAAACGGACTGCGGAAGTCCTCCGCGAAATCCGCACGTTGGCTTCACGTCTGAAACACCACGTCGCCCAGTCCGATCAGCCGCCGCCGGACGAAATCGGATTGAAGGTCGAAACGACGATCGGGTTGGGCAATCCGTTTGCCCGCCCCTTCTGGACGCCGCCGCAGGTCTTTGAAACGACACCCGAAACCCGCGTCGTCGATATGGAAACGGCCCAACGCGAGGCCAGAAAACTCGCCGGCCTGAAGCGATTGGAGTGGGATCGAATGCGGGAGGTGATCGCACACGCCACCGGAAAGTCGCCTTCGATCCGGCTCTCACAGCTGCTCAAAACCCGTCCCCTGAAAGTCGGCATCATTGAACTGGTGGGATGGATTCAAATCGCCCACGAAGACGGACACCGCATCGATCGCGATGCGACCGAAGAGATCCACGTGACCGCCGAAGACGTAATCACTGGGCAAACACGCCCGTTGCGTGTCAGGGTCCCGGTGGTCACCTTTCACCGAACCCACGAAAAAGCAACGACGCCGATTCGAACCAAGAGACCGCGATGA